The Methylophilus sp. TWE2 region TCTATCTTTTGGTTCTATCGTTACTTCTCGCCATCTTGATCCTCGTTTTTATGGGTTTTTGCCCGATTTTTTATTTTTATTCAAGGATTTATTATGGTGACAGGTTCTGTTAAATGGTTTAACGATTCTAAAGGTTTTGGTTTTATTACTCCGGATAACGGCGGCGAAGATTTGTTCGCACATTTTTCTGCAATTCAATCTGCAGGCTTCAAAACATTGAAAGAAAATCAGCGCGTAAGCTTTGAAGTAGCTACTGGTCCTAAAGGCAAGCAAGCTGCAAACATTCAAATTATTGAATAATTCAATGATTGTCCGCCGGGTTGCTTTTGAGCAACCTAACGGAAAAAGCCCGGCCAATCCGGGCTTTTTTATTGTTAAAAAGGATGCTGAATGGCAAAAGAAGAGTTAATTGAAATGCAAGGTGCAGTGACTGAGATTCTGC contains the following coding sequences:
- a CDS encoding cold-shock protein, producing MVTGSVKWFNDSKGFGFITPDNGGEDLFAHFSAIQSAGFKTLKENQRVSFEVATGPKGKQAANIQIIE